A stretch of DNA from Poecilia reticulata strain Guanapo linkage group LG18, Guppy_female_1.0+MT, whole genome shotgun sequence:
ctgcaccaaagagttaatgataataaacacgttttattcttataaaacacagcaaactaatgGTGGTATAGGGCCGCACTGGGTTAACTCGGGGAATCTCATCTGTCTGTGTATCAATCAACTCCAaacctcttctttgttctgtcacaattatcgatttatttaattttgattatcatTCTCCAAACTTTGCGAGGACTGACCACCCCGCTCACCCACTTCCTCATAACACAGAGCCAGCAGCTCTGTGTTATGAGCTGCTGGCTCATAACACAAGATGAATGGGGAGTAACCTTCCCATTCATCTTGATGACGTCACGCCCACATCGACACgcccaccaccaggtgtcaaagcCACTGCTCctgtcatatcaataattacttatttcattcatatggcTCTTTCAGAGCCTCattgaaaacgtgtttattaaatgtaagagtaaaataaagccagtcatgtagcacaacattttattcaatattttacacccactatgtcactaaaatcagttgTGTAAACTGATTTTTAGTTTACACTGGTTGCTAAAAACCATGGTCTATAGTATGGTTGACCATGAGTCAACCATACTATAGCCTTTTATATAATCTACTGGTTATATGCACTTCTATGTTCACCGTACCCATCAGGAAAACTAGGCAGCCTTCTCAAAGCTCTCGTCAAACGTGAGAAAGGCTTTGAGTCATATTCCAGGGTCTCGCGTCCTGAAGCACTTCTTCCTGAAGTACAGGAAGCAAAAAACTTCAACTGCGTTAAGTATAAATACTATCCCAAAGGCAGCCTTCCATCCAGCTGAGGAGTAGCATTCTGTCTCTAAATAAGGAGCAAacattgtaaaatatattatttaattaaaataatgaaatcttctcataaaagaaaacttgaGAGTAAAACCACATACCTTCTTCGAATGATGAAGAAATGTTCAGACGCATTCTGGTCTCCTTTGGTTCTTCATTAGAGAGCCCAACAGAGCAGCAAACCTCAAAGGGACTGGAGACCAGAACCCAACTATGGACTGAATAAAAACCAGTGGAGTTTTTGCTAAACATCACATTAGCAGGTGTGAGAGCTTTTTTGCTGTCTGACCATCTCAGCTCAGGCTCTGGATGCCAGCCGTCAGATTGGCAGCTCATGTTAACTTTGTTATCGTCTCTCATCACTGCTGACAGGAGAGGTTGGTGTCCAGTTTCTGGAATAAGAAGAAGATGATCATTTCATTGAGGACGTAGACGTcattctgtttggttttgttctcaTTCTGTTTCGTGGTTCTCACCTGTCACACTCAGACTAATAGATGCACGGTCATCATGATCATCAGAGCTGCTAACATAGCATGTATATTTTCCTGCATCTTCAATTGTGACGTTTTCCAGCTTCAGGCTGACATCACCTGCCTTTAATCCACCTGATGTTTCTTCCTTTAAGCCGAATGAGACTCGGCCAGCGAACAAAGCTTTCTGCGATGAGAGATTGAAAGCTCTTGCCTGATAAAGCAGGATTGGAGTATCAAACTGATTACTCCCTTGATACCAACGTACATCCATATCTTCTGCACTTTGAGAGAAGGCGAGCCAGCAGGGTAAGATGGCTGTATGACCTCGCTGGACTGAGACG
This window harbors:
- the LOC103480648 gene encoding butyrophilin subfamily 3 member A3-like, which gives rise to MFDSMGKLRVTMAALTGNQMIYVLFLGFLSSPGCAAPVSETLMVSVKSHVSVQRGHTAILPCWLAFSQSAEDMDVRWYQGSNQFDTPILLYQARAFNLSSQKALFAGRVSFGLKEETSGGLKAGDVSLKLENVTIEDAGKYTCYVSSSDDHDDRASISLSVTETGHQPLLSAVMRDDNKVNMSCQSDGWHPEPELRWSDSKKALTPANVMFSKNSTGFYSVHSWVLVSSPFEVCCSVGLSNEEPKETRMRLNISSSFEEETECYSSAGWKAAFGIVFILNAVEVFCFLYFRKKCFRTRDPGI